The following proteins are encoded in a genomic region of Nonomuraea muscovyensis:
- a CDS encoding TOPRIM nucleotidyl transferase/hydrolase domain-containing protein → MSDTQTVVLVEGASDKSAIEALAERRGRDLAAEGISLVAMGGATNIGTYLGRFGPPGRDLRLAGLCDAREEGDFRRSLERAGLGSNLSRSDLEALGFFVCVADLEDELIRALGTAAVERVVDAEGELGSFRTLQKQPAWRGGTTHDQLRRFMGSGSGRKIRYAGPLVAALDLDRVPRPLDMLLAHLSGSRRR, encoded by the coding sequence GTGAGCGACACGCAAACCGTGGTCCTGGTCGAGGGAGCCAGCGACAAGTCGGCCATCGAAGCGTTGGCCGAGCGCCGTGGCCGAGACCTGGCGGCCGAAGGCATCTCCCTTGTGGCGATGGGCGGCGCCACCAACATCGGGACGTATCTCGGCAGGTTCGGCCCTCCCGGTCGCGATCTCCGGCTGGCCGGTCTGTGTGACGCCAGGGAGGAAGGCGACTTCCGGAGGAGTCTCGAGCGCGCCGGCCTTGGATCCAATCTCAGCCGAAGCGATCTGGAGGCTCTCGGATTCTTCGTGTGCGTCGCCGATCTGGAAGACGAGCTGATCCGCGCCCTCGGCACCGCCGCGGTTGAGCGCGTTGTCGATGCCGAGGGCGAGCTCGGCTCGTTCCGCACGCTCCAGAAGCAACCCGCATGGCGCGGGGGCACCACTCACGACCAGCTGCGCCGGTTCATGGGATCAGGCAGTGGCCGCAAGATCCGCTACGCCGGCCCGCTCGTCGCGGCACTCGATCTCGATCGCGTGCCGCGGCCGCTGGATATGCTGCTGGCCCACCTGTCGGGCAGTCGGAGACGGTGA
- the sigJ gene encoding RNA polymerase sigma factor SigJ, whose protein sequence is MEPTGTLAEADWQSHRPAVFGAAYRILGAMTEAEDVTQEVWLRAAATDLSEVRDLRAWLVTLAARTSYNVLKSARVRRESYVGPWLPEPLLTGPDAAARVLLDESVSTAMLVVMETLTPAERVALVLHDVFDFPFGRIAEVLGGTPAASRKLASRARARVAAVEERPRASRAETERVLRAFKAAADAGDMAELVKLLHPEAVYVADGGGKVTAARRPVRGAELIALLAVRQIQIRRPDAFQIIEVNGHPALATYRGGELIWLDTVEIADGRITAFRRLANPEKFAHIGHI, encoded by the coding sequence GTGGAGCCGACCGGCACGTTGGCGGAGGCCGACTGGCAATCCCATCGCCCCGCGGTCTTCGGGGCGGCTTACCGGATCCTGGGCGCCATGACCGAAGCCGAGGACGTGACGCAGGAGGTCTGGTTGCGCGCCGCGGCCACCGACCTGTCCGAGGTGCGGGATCTGCGAGCCTGGCTGGTGACCCTGGCCGCCCGGACGTCCTACAACGTGCTGAAGTCGGCGCGCGTCCGGCGCGAGTCCTATGTCGGGCCCTGGCTGCCCGAACCACTGCTGACCGGGCCCGACGCCGCCGCCCGGGTGCTCCTGGACGAGTCGGTGAGCACCGCGATGCTGGTGGTCATGGAGACGCTCACCCCCGCCGAACGCGTCGCGCTGGTGCTGCACGACGTCTTCGACTTCCCGTTCGGCCGGATCGCCGAGGTGCTCGGCGGCACGCCCGCCGCCAGCCGCAAGCTCGCCTCCCGCGCGCGGGCGCGGGTGGCCGCGGTCGAGGAGCGGCCCCGGGCGTCCAGGGCCGAGACCGAACGCGTGCTCAGGGCGTTCAAGGCGGCAGCCGACGCGGGGGACATGGCCGAGCTCGTCAAGCTGCTGCACCCCGAGGCCGTCTATGTCGCCGACGGCGGCGGCAAGGTGACCGCCGCGCGCAGACCGGTCCGGGGCGCGGAGCTCATCGCCCTGCTGGCGGTCAGGCAGATCCAGATCAGGCGCCCCGACGCGTTCCAGATCATCGAGGTGAACGGGCACCCGGCGCTGGCGACCTATCGCGGCGGCGAGCTGATCTGGCTCGACACGGTGGAGATCGCCGACGGGCGGATCACGGCGTTCAGGAGACTGGCCAATCCCGAAAAGTTCGCCCACATCGGTCACATCTGA
- a CDS encoding NAD(P)/FAD-dependent oxidoreductase has translation MRHVVIIGGGFAGVWSAAGAALARGDADLRITLIAPDEHLVLRPRLYEPEPDLAKVELSRILEPIGVEHLRASVSTIDTDRRVVVADGEEIGYDRLVLAAGSRLVRPQGLPGAERLFDIDTLDGARRLTNYLRDREDFSAVVVGGGFTGLEAATALAARGRVLLVDRSQVVGDQLGPGPREEIEAALDELGVGRRLGTTVTEVGDGYAVLSDGTKVEADVVVWSVGIRASELTRQLSDELDHLGRVPVDRRLRALPEVFVAGDTAAAAFDAEHTVMQACQHATPLGKVAGYNAAADLLDVPLRDFTPGPYVTCLDLGGAGAVFTRGWDRRVMASGADGAVIKKQINQQIHPPVDDASKILAAADRVYIELPFLPREEEKAAPAG, from the coding sequence ATGCGACACGTTGTGATCATCGGAGGCGGTTTCGCGGGTGTGTGGAGCGCGGCGGGAGCGGCGCTGGCACGTGGAGATGCCGACCTGCGCATCACGCTCATCGCGCCGGACGAGCACCTGGTGCTGCGACCACGCCTGTACGAGCCGGAGCCGGACCTGGCCAAGGTGGAGCTCAGCCGGATCCTCGAGCCGATCGGCGTCGAGCACCTGCGGGCCTCGGTGAGCACGATCGACACCGACCGCCGCGTGGTGGTGGCCGACGGCGAGGAGATCGGCTATGACCGCCTGGTCCTGGCGGCGGGCAGCAGGCTCGTTCGGCCCCAGGGCCTGCCCGGCGCCGAACGGCTCTTCGACATCGACACCCTGGACGGGGCCCGGCGGCTCACCAACTATCTGCGCGACCGGGAGGACTTCTCCGCAGTGGTCGTCGGCGGCGGGTTCACCGGCCTGGAGGCCGCGACCGCGCTGGCCGCCCGGGGCCGGGTGTTGCTGGTGGACCGGTCGCAGGTGGTCGGGGACCAGCTCGGCCCGGGCCCGCGCGAGGAGATCGAGGCGGCGCTGGACGAGCTGGGCGTCGGACGCCGCCTCGGGACGACGGTGACGGAGGTCGGCGACGGATACGCCGTCCTCTCCGACGGCACCAAGGTCGAAGCGGACGTGGTGGTCTGGTCCGTGGGGATCAGGGCCAGCGAGCTCACCCGGCAACTGTCCGACGAGCTCGACCACCTCGGCCGGGTGCCGGTGGACCGGCGGCTGCGCGCCCTTCCCGAGGTGTTCGTCGCCGGGGACACGGCCGCGGCGGCGTTCGACGCCGAGCACACGGTCATGCAGGCCTGCCAGCACGCCACGCCGCTCGGCAAGGTCGCCGGGTACAACGCGGCGGCCGACCTGCTCGATGTGCCGCTGCGCGACTTCACCCCCGGCCCGTACGTCACCTGCCTGGATCTGGGCGGCGCCGGTGCGGTCTTCACCCGGGGCTGGGACCGCAGGGTGATGGCCTCGGGTGCCGACGGCGCGGTCATCAAGAAGCAGATCAACCAGCAGATCCACCCGCCGGTCGACGACGCCTCGAAGATCCTCGCCGCCGCCGACCGGGTCTACATCGAGCTCCCCTTCCTCCCCCGCGAGGAGGAGAAGGCCGCCCCCGCCGGATGA
- a CDS encoding GNAT family N-acetyltransferase: MAFMRIRTTVDERPGRLASLAAALAKHGGNILGLSVQPDTDGTVDEFVAEVHAAPDTVRKALEAAGGRRVHVIPAHAHELADEPTRVLLLADWLRSQQWRLPDALAELLRADDARWSYGDVTDSDLPDPTLLIVPVTHDTAIRVRRTGLPFTLTEAARAAALVRLGQEPAAPPAGDQSIRLADGTEVVVRPLTTIYREAVRDLHDRCSPESRRFRYFTSMPTLPPRMFDRLCDRGRGESLVAGHDGQVIALASLMYTQEPGIAEVAILVEDTWQGRGLGGKLIRRLLDIARDQGFAEVRATMLSDNARMRRLMISLGAGIHYTDDPGVIEGRMAIGKMAPAPQR; encoded by the coding sequence ATGGCATTCATGCGGATCCGCACCACCGTCGACGAACGACCTGGGCGTCTGGCCTCCCTCGCCGCCGCACTCGCCAAACACGGTGGCAACATCCTCGGCCTGAGCGTCCAGCCCGACACCGACGGCACCGTGGACGAGTTCGTCGCCGAGGTGCACGCCGCCCCCGACACCGTCCGAAAGGCCCTCGAAGCCGCCGGCGGGCGCCGCGTCCACGTCATCCCCGCCCACGCCCACGAACTCGCCGACGAGCCCACCCGCGTCCTGCTCCTGGCCGACTGGCTCCGCTCCCAGCAATGGCGCCTGCCCGACGCGCTCGCCGAGCTGCTACGCGCTGACGACGCCCGCTGGTCCTACGGAGACGTCACCGACAGCGACCTGCCCGACCCCACGCTGCTCATCGTCCCGGTCACACACGACACCGCGATTCGCGTGCGCCGGACAGGGCTGCCCTTCACACTCACCGAGGCGGCCAGGGCCGCAGCCCTCGTGCGGCTCGGGCAGGAGCCGGCCGCGCCCCCTGCCGGCGACCAGTCGATCCGCCTCGCCGATGGCACCGAGGTCGTCGTGCGTCCTCTCACCACCATCTATCGCGAGGCCGTACGCGACCTGCACGATCGCTGTTCACCCGAATCACGACGCTTCCGCTACTTCACCAGCATGCCGACCCTGCCGCCGCGTATGTTCGACCGGTTGTGCGATCGCGGCCGCGGCGAATCCCTCGTCGCCGGCCACGACGGCCAGGTCATCGCCCTTGCGAGTCTCATGTACACCCAAGAGCCCGGCATCGCCGAAGTCGCCATCCTCGTCGAGGACACATGGCAGGGCCGCGGCCTGGGCGGCAAGCTCATCCGCCGGCTCCTCGACATCGCCCGCGACCAAGGCTTCGCCGAGGTCCGCGCCACCATGCTGTCGGACAACGCCCGCATGCGCCGCCTCATGATCTCCCTCGGCGCCGGCATCCACTACACCGACGACCCCGGCGTGATCGAGGGCCGCATGGCCATCGGCAAGATGGCCCCCGCCCCGCAGCGCTGA
- a CDS encoding DUF4158 domain-containing protein has product MASIGRTAYPRFARVVSARELTEVFTPSPAEVEWARGKTQDDQHLLALLVWLKAYQRLGYFPKLGDVPPVVAEHIRGVVGLAEQVVFAAEAFNASLKRETLQGAKRWSSAREACLAVLMWITRYNTRRRHSTLGYLCPIDYEQQTIDRVLLAA; this is encoded by the coding sequence GTGGCGTCGATCGGTCGGACGGCCTACCCGAGGTTCGCGCGGGTGGTGTCTGCTCGGGAGCTGACGGAGGTGTTCACCCCGTCGCCGGCCGAAGTGGAGTGGGCGCGTGGCAAGACGCAGGACGATCAGCATCTGCTGGCGCTGCTGGTGTGGTTGAAGGCATACCAGCGGCTTGGGTACTTCCCGAAGCTCGGGGACGTCCCGCCGGTGGTGGCCGAGCACATCCGTGGCGTGGTCGGATTGGCAGAGCAGGTCGTTTTCGCAGCGGAGGCCTTCAATGCCAGTCTCAAGCGCGAGACGCTACAGGGAGCCAAGCGCTGGTCCTCGGCGCGCGAGGCCTGCCTGGCCGTCCTCATGTGGATCACCCGCTACAACACCCGAAGAAGACACTCCACCCTCGGGTATCTCTGCCCGATCGACTACGAGCAGCAGACCATCGACAGGGTGCTGCTCGCCGCTTAA
- a CDS encoding TetR/AcrR family transcriptional regulator — translation MGNREDLFAAAKRCLLEKGYDRSSVRDIASAAGVNMAAIGYHYGSREKLLNQALFALLDEWGDAMGRALDPDVGLVGMWENLLGQFADNQALWLASVELFLQAQRRPDLRDQLTQGTREGRRGMAAILENTPEDEVPERAIRTVGMVQMALMSGLMIQCLSDPDNAPTAAEVLEGLRALVALAEK, via the coding sequence ATGGGGAACCGGGAAGATCTCTTCGCCGCCGCGAAGCGCTGCCTGCTGGAGAAGGGCTACGACCGCTCCAGCGTCCGCGACATCGCCTCGGCCGCCGGGGTGAACATGGCGGCCATCGGCTACCACTACGGGTCGCGGGAGAAACTGCTCAACCAGGCCCTGTTCGCGCTGCTCGACGAGTGGGGCGACGCGATGGGCCGGGCGCTCGACCCGGACGTCGGCCTCGTCGGCATGTGGGAGAACCTGCTCGGGCAGTTCGCCGACAACCAGGCCCTCTGGCTGGCCTCCGTGGAGCTCTTCCTGCAGGCCCAGCGCCGCCCCGACCTCCGCGACCAGCTCACCCAGGGCACGCGGGAGGGCCGCCGCGGCATGGCCGCGATCCTGGAGAACACGCCTGAGGACGAGGTTCCGGAGCGGGCCATCCGCACTGTCGGCATGGTGCAGATGGCACTGATGTCCGGCCTGATGATCCAGTGCCTCAGCGACCCGGACAACGCTCCCACGGCGGCCGAGGTGCTGGAGGGCCTGCGAGCCCTGGTGGCCCTCGCCGAGAAGTGA
- a CDS encoding carboxylesterase/lipase family protein, translating to MRKQMIVMLGLVGGLVTAAPAVAAPVQEAAAVVKTADGLVRGVAGARVRSFQGIPYAAPPVGERRWTSPAPVTPWSGVRDATSPGGACAQPVGYPIGVPSDNEDCLYLNVTAPARATGRLPVIVWIHGGSMMYGTGDMYGPRRLAAGGAVVVSMNYRLGIMGFLANDAVGGGASFGLEDQQAALRWVRKNIAAFGGDPRSVTIAGQSGGGYAVCGHLASPRSAGLFTRAIVQSAPCATDGSRTMAEAKADSDRVVKAVGCDGEADVAACLRRVPSASLLKAYGPFNEPRPVSGTPVLPLSPAEALRTGRFNRVPVLVGVNHDEENGRVLGLELAPGGAPMKDEEYEPAVRKQFGDRADEVLRRYPLSRYDSAGQALAALRTDSAWSVPSFDTAGMLARWTPTRMYEFAERDTPWFAGYPAPSSPPVPSTWPNCPTSST from the coding sequence GTGCGCAAGCAGATGATCGTGATGTTGGGGCTCGTCGGCGGGCTGGTGACGGCCGCGCCCGCGGTCGCCGCGCCCGTCCAGGAGGCCGCCGCGGTGGTCAAGACCGCGGACGGCCTGGTGAGAGGAGTGGCCGGAGCGCGGGTGCGCAGCTTCCAGGGCATCCCGTACGCGGCACCGCCCGTGGGTGAGCGGCGCTGGACCTCGCCCGCGCCGGTCACCCCGTGGAGCGGCGTGCGTGACGCCACGTCTCCCGGCGGGGCATGCGCGCAGCCGGTGGGTTACCCGATCGGGGTTCCCAGCGACAACGAGGACTGTCTGTACCTCAACGTCACTGCTCCCGCCCGCGCGACGGGCCGGCTGCCGGTGATCGTCTGGATCCACGGCGGCAGCATGATGTACGGCACGGGCGACATGTACGGCCCGCGACGGCTGGCCGCGGGCGGTGCCGTCGTCGTGTCCATGAACTACCGCCTGGGCATCATGGGCTTCCTCGCGAACGACGCGGTCGGCGGCGGGGCGAGCTTCGGCCTGGAGGACCAGCAGGCGGCCCTGCGCTGGGTCCGCAAGAACATCGCGGCCTTCGGCGGCGACCCCCGGAGCGTCACCATCGCCGGCCAGTCCGGCGGCGGGTACGCGGTCTGCGGCCACCTGGCGTCCCCGCGCTCGGCCGGGCTCTTCACCCGGGCGATCGTCCAGAGCGCGCCGTGCGCCACCGACGGCTCCCGCACCATGGCCGAGGCGAAGGCCGACAGCGACCGCGTGGTCAAGGCGGTCGGCTGCGACGGGGAGGCCGACGTGGCCGCGTGCCTGCGCCGTGTCCCGAGCGCGTCCCTGCTGAAGGCGTACGGCCCCTTCAACGAGCCCCGGCCGGTCTCCGGGACCCCTGTTCTGCCGCTCAGTCCCGCCGAGGCCCTGCGCACCGGCCGGTTCAACCGCGTGCCCGTCCTGGTCGGCGTCAACCACGACGAGGAGAACGGCAGGGTCCTCGGCCTGGAGCTCGCCCCGGGAGGGGCGCCCATGAAGGACGAGGAGTACGAGCCGGCCGTCAGGAAGCAGTTCGGCGACCGCGCCGACGAGGTGCTCCGGCGCTACCCGTTGAGCAGGTACGACTCCGCCGGCCAGGCGCTGGCCGCGCTCCGCACCGACTCGGCGTGGTCGGTCCCGTCGTTCGACACCGCCGGCATGCTGGCCCGCTGGACGCCCACGCGGATGTACGAGTTCGCCGAGCGTGACACGCCGTGGTTCGCCGGCTACCCCGCTCCGAGCTCCCCGCCCGTGCCCAGCACATGGCCGAACTGCCCTACATCTTCGACATGA
- a CDS encoding FCD domain-containing protein codes for MLYRPLGNPPVSRLLGAFWDVYHQLRDQLGTSHETPRDVARRHRDILTAVTPRDRAAVQAHFEGVRNRLERLTPP; via the coding sequence CTGCTCTACCGGCCGCTCGGCAACCCGCCGGTCAGCCGGCTCCTCGGGGCGTTCTGGGACGTCTACCACCAGCTCCGCGATCAGCTCGGCACGTCCCACGAGACGCCGCGGGACGTGGCCAGACGGCACCGCGACATCCTGACGGCGGTCACGCCCCGCGACCGGGCGGCGGTCCAGGCCCACTTCGAGGGTGTCCGCAACCGCCTGGAGCGCCTCACACCGCCGTAG
- a CDS encoding MarR family transcriptional regulator translates to MTTTTPITLNPQILGQAENAHRALLERALTGTGLTYRHWVTLKITAVSGPAVQHEQLAARAAGALKIDAQVAGESIAHLATSALLEVHSGTVDLTARGHDLYQRLSTAIGQTISRLYSEVSAEDLQVAGRVLAAITARVDAELATA, encoded by the coding sequence ATGACCACCACCACGCCGATCACCCTCAACCCCCAGATCCTCGGCCAGGCCGAGAACGCCCACCGAGCCCTGCTGGAGCGCGCCCTGACCGGCACCGGCCTCACCTACCGCCACTGGGTCACCCTCAAGATCACAGCTGTCAGCGGCCCGGCCGTCCAGCACGAGCAACTCGCGGCACGCGCCGCCGGTGCCCTGAAGATCGACGCCCAGGTGGCCGGCGAGTCCATCGCCCACCTGGCCACCTCCGCCCTACTGGAGGTCCACTCCGGCACCGTCGACCTCACAGCCCGGGGCCACGACCTGTACCAGCGGCTCAGCACCGCCATCGGCCAGACCATCTCCCGGCTCTACAGCGAGGTGTCCGCCGAGGACCTGCAGGTCGCCGGACGCGTGCTGGCCGCCATCACCGCCCGCGTCGACGCCGAACTCGCCACCGCCTGA
- a CDS encoding TetR family transcriptional regulator → MTDDRSLPLRERKKLRTRRALADAALRLFTDKGFDATTLEELVEEVEVSKSTFFRTFPTKEAVAIEAEIQLWSAYLTTLERRKLTGLVLAELRDALLETAAALEPDWDERYVATRRLILTAPALLAYVEHHRSGVKKNVIGCLADKLGLDTDDLRLHVLAELAVTAWSVSGRDWVREGGHGGRQTLNRRLKDAFEAIPASLHLATP, encoded by the coding sequence ATGACCGACGACCGTTCACTGCCGCTGCGCGAACGCAAGAAGCTGCGCACCCGCCGCGCGCTGGCCGACGCCGCCCTGCGGCTGTTCACCGACAAGGGCTTCGACGCGACCACGCTGGAGGAACTGGTCGAGGAGGTTGAGGTGTCAAAGAGCACCTTCTTCCGCACCTTCCCGACCAAGGAGGCGGTGGCGATCGAGGCCGAGATCCAGCTGTGGTCGGCCTACCTGACCACGTTGGAGCGGCGGAAGCTGACCGGCCTCGTCCTGGCCGAGCTGCGCGATGCGCTACTGGAAACCGCCGCCGCGCTGGAGCCGGACTGGGACGAGCGCTACGTCGCCACCCGCCGGCTCATACTCACCGCCCCCGCCCTGCTCGCCTACGTGGAGCACCACCGCTCCGGCGTCAAGAAGAACGTGATCGGCTGCCTGGCGGACAAGCTCGGCCTGGACACCGACGACCTGCGCCTGCACGTCCTGGCCGAACTCGCCGTCACCGCCTGGAGCGTCTCGGGTCGCGACTGGGTGCGCGAGGGCGGGCACGGCGGACGGCAGACCCTTAACCGGCGCCTGAAGGACGCGTTCGAAGCCATCCCGGCAAGCCTCCACCTCGCCACACCGTGA
- a CDS encoding MarR family winged helix-turn-helix transcriptional regulator, protein MLGQALRPLAITPSQAEVIRVLQERGPLTLNGLGELLICESGTSPSRLVDRLVAAGLVKREVATHDRRHIELSLTAEGARLGQKIIKIEDDLYRSIDAAAEGHDLEHLFGFLRAFVADLPAGQGLSFRTLSPSTRERVGPGGGALECLPE, encoded by the coding sequence ATGCTCGGCCAGGCCCTGCGGCCGCTGGCCATCACGCCCTCCCAGGCCGAGGTCATCCGCGTCCTGCAGGAGCGTGGCCCGCTGACCCTCAACGGCCTCGGCGAACTGCTGATCTGCGAGAGCGGCACCAGCCCGAGCCGACTCGTTGACCGGCTGGTCGCAGCCGGCCTGGTCAAGCGCGAGGTGGCAACACACGATCGCCGCCACATCGAGTTGTCGCTCACCGCGGAAGGAGCCCGGCTCGGCCAGAAGATCATCAAGATCGAGGACGATCTCTACCGGTCGATCGACGCCGCAGCCGAGGGGCACGATCTGGAGCACCTCTTCGGGTTTCTCCGGGCCTTCGTCGCCGATCTGCCTGCGGGACAAGGCCTGTCGTTTAGGACGCTGTCACCAAGTACACGCGAGCGAGTTGGCCCAGGTGGCGGGGCACTGGAGTGCTTGCCGGAGTGA
- a CDS encoding AMP-binding protein encodes MIVELLRTQARRAPGKVFLRTEQGDHTYAEVHQRAGALAADLARHGIEPGEPVVALMGNSAELVFTWFAVNWLGGVHVPVNTALIGRGLAHAFQVTGARVAVVDADLLPNLLAVAPELPRLTTVVVHGAPQPPANRADLPVLAAFPESLTSARHPVPFPVDDLSPATMLFTSGTTGPSKACVLSHRYVVRQGQLHAQNLGFTADDVLYCPFPLFHVDAATLTVVAALATGATAAIGRRFSTSGFWADVRRFDATVMNFMGATLAMLWKQPAAAGDRDHRIRLGWGVPMPDWKAGWEERFGFPLYEIYGLTDGGICVYDPLDAPKRPGSCGRPIPEYELAIADQNGYHLPPGEIGEILIRAREPGLIMSGYHAMPEATAAAFHGDWLRTGDLGRQDADGFLYFIGRVKDAIRRRGENISAYEVEQIIESHPAVLEAAAIGVPSELSEEDVKACVVLRPGASITPEELADHCARTGARHMVPRYVEFLPSLPKTPTQKVEKLRLKQRGLTPQTHDLQKDRA; translated from the coding sequence GTGATCGTCGAGTTGCTCCGGACACAGGCGCGGCGTGCTCCCGGCAAGGTGTTCCTGCGGACCGAGCAAGGCGATCACACCTACGCCGAGGTCCATCAGCGAGCCGGAGCGCTGGCTGCCGACCTCGCGCGGCACGGGATCGAACCGGGTGAGCCGGTGGTCGCGCTCATGGGCAACAGCGCGGAGCTGGTATTCACCTGGTTCGCCGTGAACTGGCTGGGCGGCGTCCACGTCCCGGTCAACACCGCCCTGATCGGCCGGGGCCTGGCGCACGCTTTCCAGGTGACCGGGGCACGAGTCGCCGTCGTCGACGCCGATCTGCTGCCGAACCTCCTGGCGGTCGCGCCGGAACTCCCCCGGCTGACGACCGTCGTCGTCCACGGCGCGCCCCAGCCGCCCGCGAACCGCGCGGACCTGCCGGTCCTCGCCGCATTCCCCGAATCCCTGACGAGCGCCCGCCATCCCGTCCCTTTCCCCGTGGACGACCTTTCCCCCGCCACGATGCTGTTCACCTCGGGGACCACCGGGCCGTCCAAGGCCTGTGTGCTCTCCCACCGCTACGTCGTCAGGCAAGGTCAGCTGCACGCACAGAACCTGGGCTTCACCGCCGATGACGTCCTCTATTGCCCGTTCCCCCTCTTCCACGTCGACGCGGCGACCCTGACCGTCGTGGCCGCCCTCGCCACCGGTGCGACGGCGGCGATCGGCCGCCGCTTCAGCACCTCCGGTTTCTGGGCGGACGTCCGCCGCTTCGACGCCACCGTCATGAACTTCATGGGCGCGACCCTGGCGATGCTCTGGAAACAACCGGCTGCCGCCGGCGACCGCGACCACCGGATCCGGCTGGGCTGGGGCGTTCCGATGCCCGACTGGAAGGCCGGCTGGGAAGAGCGGTTCGGTTTCCCCCTCTACGAGATCTACGGCCTGACCGACGGCGGGATCTGCGTCTACGACCCGCTCGACGCCCCCAAACGCCCCGGATCCTGCGGCCGCCCCATCCCCGAGTACGAACTTGCCATCGCCGACCAGAACGGCTATCACCTGCCTCCCGGCGAGATCGGCGAGATCCTCATCAGAGCACGCGAACCCGGCCTGATCATGTCCGGCTACCACGCCATGCCGGAAGCCACCGCCGCGGCCTTCCACGGCGACTGGCTGCGCACCGGCGACCTGGGCCGCCAGGACGCCGACGGTTTCCTGTACTTCATCGGCAGGGTCAAGGACGCGATCCGCCGTCGCGGCGAGAACATCTCCGCCTACGAGGTGGAGCAGATCATCGAAAGCCACCCCGCCGTCCTGGAGGCCGCGGCCATCGGCGTCCCCAGCGAACTCAGCGAGGAAGACGTCAAGGCATGCGTCGTGCTACGCCCCGGCGCGAGCATCACCCCGGAAGAACTCGCCGATCACTGCGCCCGTACCGGCGCCAGGCACATGGTCCCCCGCTACGTGGAATTCCTCCCCTCCCTTCCCAAGACCCCGACCCAGAAAGTCGAGAAACTCCGCCTCAAGCAGCGCGGCCTCACCCCGCAGACGCACGATCTGCAAAAGGACCGGGCGTAG
- a CDS encoding amidohydrolase family protein, whose amino-acid sequence MTTIIDARMRLPQELRVRPSYEVPPRQAEQYDRVLDLGRKINEGTLHDLLTTMDGEGIGHAVVHAESEGGESAQALNDALLALLAAHPGRFSGVGAVDLHPLWPTRIATQVATASASGLLGISVQPAFFGLDIDDRALYPMYSRAEELGLVVALHTGVTYSRMHPMRHERPELLDQVACDFPDLKLVACHAGWPWVTELCAVARRHPTVYLEFGGLAPKYVAKAGTGWDALFTMMPNVLREQVLYGSDWPVMHPHRALAEWRQSGLPAAALQALFAGNAARLFGLKPEAFPGDTQ is encoded by the coding sequence ATGACGACGATCATCGATGCCCGGATGAGGCTGCCGCAGGAGCTTCGGGTCCGGCCCAGCTACGAGGTCCCGCCCCGGCAGGCCGAACAGTACGACCGGGTGCTCGACCTCGGCAGGAAGATCAACGAGGGAACCCTGCACGACCTGCTGACAACCATGGACGGCGAAGGGATCGGCCATGCCGTCGTCCACGCCGAGTCCGAAGGCGGCGAGTCCGCGCAGGCGTTGAACGACGCGCTGCTCGCCCTGCTGGCCGCGCACCCCGGCCGGTTCAGCGGTGTCGGCGCGGTCGACCTGCACCCCCTGTGGCCGACACGGATCGCCACGCAGGTCGCCACGGCGTCCGCGTCCGGCCTGCTGGGCATCTCCGTCCAGCCCGCCTTCTTCGGCCTCGACATCGACGATCGCGCGCTCTACCCGATGTACTCGCGGGCCGAGGAACTCGGCCTGGTCGTCGCCCTGCATACCGGTGTGACCTATTCGCGGATGCACCCCATGCGTCACGAACGGCCCGAACTCCTCGACCAGGTCGCCTGCGACTTCCCCGACCTCAAGCTCGTCGCCTGCCATGCCGGATGGCCGTGGGTCACCGAACTGTGCGCCGTCGCCCGCCGCCACCCCACCGTGTACCTGGAGTTCGGCGGTCTGGCTCCCAAGTACGTGGCCAAGGCGGGCACCGGCTGGGACGCGCTGTTCACGATGATGCCGAACGTGCTGCGCGAGCAGGTCCTGTACGGCAGCGACTGGCCCGTCATGCATCCCCACCGCGCGTTGGCCGAGTGGCGGCAGTCCGGCCTGCCCGCGGCGGCGCTCCAGGCGCTGTTCGCCGGCAACGCGGCCCGGCTGTTCGGCCTCAAGCCCGAGGCGTTCCCCGGAGACACCCAGTGA